From Medicago truncatula cultivar Jemalong A17 chromosome 7, MtrunA17r5.0-ANR, whole genome shotgun sequence, a single genomic window includes:
- the LOC11427170 gene encoding probable 2-oxoglutarate-dependent dioxygenase SLC1, producing the protein MSPAMAMNDERSEDCHAIESEYHKGVKHLYEKGYLHKVPKKYMFPASERPTKSMDDDSNVAKENLQLPIIDFTDLIGPNRLQALESLANACEQYGFFQLVNHNISDDITRSSIDVAGRFFDLPLEERAKYMTTDMRAAVRYGTSFSQTKDSVFCWRDFLKLICNPLPDFVPHWPASPLDFQEVVASYAEKTKHLFLTIMEAILESLGIMEEEAKENDNNNNNNNIMKELDNGSQMLVTNFYPPCPEPDLTLGMHPHSDYGFLTLLLQDEVEGLQIQYQDKWLTVQPIPNAFVVNIGDHLEIFSNGKYKSVLHRVLVNKAKSRVSVASLHSLPFDCTVRPSPKLIDEENPKRYMDTDFASFLAYVSTRETKKKDFLESRKLPYT; encoded by the exons ATGTCTCCTGCAATGGCAATGAATGATGAAAGGAGTGAGGATTGTCATGCAATAGAAAGTGAATATCATAAAGGAGTGAAGCATTTGTATGAGAAAGGTTATCTTCACAAGGTACCAAAGAAGTATATGTTTCCAGCTTCAGAAAGACCCACAAAGAGTATGGATGATGATTCAAATGTTGCTAAAGAAAATCTTCAGCTACCCATAATTGATTTCACTGATCTTATTGGTCCAAATAGGCTACAAGCTCTTGAGTCTCTAGCCAATGCTTGTGAACAATATGGATTTTTCCAG CTAGTAAATCACAACATATCAGATGATATAACGAGGAGCAGCATAGATGTTGCAGGAAGGTTCTTCGATCTTCCATTGGAGGAGAGAGCTAAGTATATGACAACTGATATGAGAGCAGCTGTTAGATATGGGACCAGTTTCAGTCAAACAAAAGACTCCGTGTTCTGTTGGAGAGATTTCTTGAAACTCATttgtaatcctttgcctgatttcgTCCCTCATTGGCCTGCCTCTCCATTGGACTTTCA GGAAGTGGTGGCCAGCTATGcagaaaaaaccaaacattTGTTCTTGACAATAATGGAAGCCATCCTAGAAAGTTTAGGAATTATGGAAGAGGAGGCCAAAGaaaatgacaacaataataataataataatattatgaaaGAATTGGACAATGGGAGCCAGATGTTGGTAACCAATTTTTACCCACCATGCCCTGAACCAGACCTAACACTTGGAATGCACCCTCACTCTGATTATGGCTTCCTCACACTTCTCCTCCAAGATGAAGTGGAGGGTTTGCAAATCCAATATCAAGACAAATGGCTCACTGTTCAACCTATTCCCAATGCTTTCGTTGTCAATATTGGTGATCATTTAGAG ATATTTAGCAACGGAAAATACAAGAGTGTATTACATAGGGTTCTGGTGAATAAAGCTAAGAGCAGAGTATCAGTGGCTTCTCTGCATAGCCTTCCTTTTGACTGCACTGTGAGACCGTCACCAAAACTCATTGATGAAGAGAATCCAAAGCGTTACATGGACACAGATTTTGCTAGCTTTCTTGCGTATGTGTCTACAAGAGAAACCAAGAAAAAGGATTTCCTAGAGTCCAGAAAATTACCATACACATAA
- the LOC11434764 gene encoding purine-uracil permease NCS1: MVSKFLNLSVSSSHPNNFLTSISNSKYPKLSNSLTLLSSKKLNKTFHAQNHSLHNNVSLRYSNSKVPFSSHGVEIEPDPTLTNDDLKPTTPSQRTFSGFEMASLWVGLVVGVPSYYLAGSLVDLGMAWWQGIATVVAANMILFVPLILTGHPGTRYGISFPVLARSSFGIHGAHIPTLLRALVGCGWYGIETWIGGETIFLLLPNSIKQSTLSKSLPWLGTSPLEFFCFLAFMVVQLSIVWKGIEGIRELEKYSAPILILLTSLLLIWSYVKAGGFGHMLSLSSKLSNSEFWSLFFPSLTANISFWAALALNIPDFTRYAKSQNDQIIGQAGLPIFMGAFTFVGIVVTSSTKIIFGHVISNPIQLLGKIGGFVTTILAILGISLATITTNIAANVVAPANALVNLSPMWFNFRRGAILTAFLGIAFQPWKLLKSSESFVYTWLVGYSALMGPIGGIILVDYYLVKKTKLSIGDLYSRNHYGAYYYTKGFNVAAIVALVFGMLPVIPGLLNKVGTLKSVSETFVVVYNNAWFVSFFSAGLFYWILSSLIKKLVDEYARDNS; the protein is encoded by the exons ATGGTATCCAAATTTCTCAACCTCAGTGTCTCTTCTTCTCATCCAAATAATTTTCTCAcctcaatttcaaattcaaaatatccAAAGCTTTCTAACTCTCTTACCCTCCTTTcatcaaaaaaactaaacaagaCTTTCCACGCACAAAACCATTCCTTGCATAATAATGTTTCATTGAGATACTCCAATTCTAAAGTCCCTTTTTCTTCACATGGTGTTGAAATAGAGCCTGATCCAACACTTACCAATGATGATCTTAAGCCAACTACACCTAGCCAAAGGACTTTTTCTGGGTTTGAAATGGCTAGCCTTTGGGTAGGACTTGTTGTGGGAGTCCCTTCTTATTACCTTGCTGGTAGCCTTGTTGATCTTGGGATGGCTTGGTGGCAAGGCATAGCTACTGTGGTTGCAGCCAACATGATCCTTTTTGTTCCCCTGATCCTCACTGGTCATCCAG GTACGCGTTATGGCATATCATTTCCGGTTCTTGCTAGATCATCTTTTGGCATCCATGGTGCTCACATTCCCACCCTTTTAAGGGCCTTAGTTGGTTGTGGTTGGTATGGAATTGAAACATGGATTGGTGGAGAGACAATTTTCCTTCTTTTGCCAAATTCAATAAAACAAAGTACATTGTCAAAATCTCTACCTTGGCTTGGCACTTCCCCACTAGAGTTTTTTTGCTTCTTAGCCTTCATGGTGGTTCAATTATCAATTGTATGGAAAGGAATTGAAGGGATTAGAGAGCTTGAGAAGTACTCGGCTCCGATACTCATTCTACTAACTTCCTTACTCTTGATTTGGTCTTATGTTAAAGCTGGTGGATTTGGTCACATGCTCTCTTTATCCTCTAAACTCTCAAATTCAGAATTTTGGTCTTTATTCTTCCCTTCTCTAACTGCTAATATAAGTTTTTGGGCTGCTCTAGCTCTTAACATACCTGATTTTACAAGATATGCTAAGAGCCAAAATGATCAAATTATTGGTCAAGCTGGTCTTCCAATTTTTATGGGAGCATTCACATTTGTTGGTATAGTAgtaacatcatcaacaaaaattatatttggtcATGTCATTTCCAACCCAATTCAATTACTTGGTAAAATTGGTGGATTTGTAACTACAATCTTAGCAATTCTTGGTATAAGCCTAGCTACAATTACAACCAATATTGCTGCCAATGTTGTAGCACCTGCAAACGCTCTTGTAAATCTTAGTCCAATGTGGTTCAATTTTAGAAGAGGAGCTATATTAACAGCATTTCTTGGAATTGCATTTCAACCTTGGAAGCTTCTTAAATCAAGTGAGAGCTTTGTGTATACTTGGTTAGTTGGTTATTCTGCATTGATGGGTCCAATTGGAGGAATTATTCTAGTGGATTATTATCTTGTGAAGAAAACTAAATTAAGCATTGGAGATTTGTATTCAAGAAATCATTATGGTGCTTACTATTACACTAAGGGATTTAATGTGGCAGCAATTGTGGCTCTTGTTTTTGGAATGTTACCTGTGATTCCTGGTTTATTGAATAAAGTTGGAACGTTAAAATCAGTTTCAGAAACTTTTGTTGTTGTCTATAATAATGCTTGGTTTGTTAGCTTCTTTTCAGCAGGATTGTTTTATTGGATTTTGTCGAGTTTGATAAAGAAACTGGTGGATGAATATGCTAGAGACAACTCTTAA